The following coding sequences are from one Triticum aestivum cultivar Chinese Spring chromosome 5A, IWGSC CS RefSeq v2.1, whole genome shotgun sequence window:
- the LOC123108268 gene encoding monosaccharide-sensing protein 2 yields the protein MEDLSRPLVRDSEANLHAKLAPSGHGSGLLQQACQKLRDLTTVDRAVLVAFVASIGNLLQGWDNASIAGAMLYIKDEFKLDSMPMIEGCIMAMALFGATIITTLSGMLSNKFGRWAMLLTSAVLSFVSALLVIFWSQHVYMLLFARLIQGFSIGLAVTLVPLYIVETAPPDMRGKLSTFPQLSGSVGMFLSYCMVFWMSMLPKVSWRVMLGIQLIPSLIYSILTIFYLPETPSWLVSQGRVDEAKMVLQKLRRKEDVSGEMASLLEGTQVGDTPSIEEYLISTNESMLREKVIGNDEIIKLYGLPEDLHCVAYPLKRTNTEESAIGHSVSHGASFYDPVVNIIGSMHGLPEVAHGIFNELEQQGPIEGDEENQEETKEHELEHNRDGTYDSEHAYLIQPKPTNINDFVVCRKSGHIGGGWQLAWKMSSGYRLDGQMEGGMERVYLHEGGVPSSENLLDAPIDGNFIQATALVNKSVFHKSGHNIGIHSPNKDYRSTKWKDLLEPGVKRALVVGVGIQVLQQFAGINGILYYTPQILEQAGIGVLLSKFGISSSSVSILMSALTTLLMLPFICMAMWLMDRSGRRRILLVTIPILVVSLIVLVTVNIVNLSAELHALLSTMSVGIYFCIFVMGFGPIPNIFCSEIFPNKVRAICLAICSLIFWICDIIVTYTLPVLLRYIGLAGVFGVYAIVCVLAFVFVCLKVPETKNIPIEVIEEFYALGGSDTQIIQERKKENSEKLLV from the exons ATGGAAGATTTATCACGCCCTCTTGTGAGAGACTCGGAGGCTAATCTTCATGCCAAGCTCGCTCCCTCTGGCCACGGATCTGGACTACTACAACAAG CGTGTCAGAAGTTGCGTGACTTGACGACCGTTGATCGCGCGGTCCTCGTCGCGTTCGTGGCATCCATCGGCAACCTGCTCCAAGGCTGGGACAATGCGAGCATTGCAG GTGCTATGCTTTACATAAAGGATGAGTTTAAACTAGATAGCATGCCAATGATTGAGGGGTGCATTATGGCTATGGCACTTTTTGGGGCAACAATAATCACAACACTATCTGGAATGCTATCTAATAAATTTGGTAGGTGGGCGATGCTACTTACCTCGGCGGTATTGTCCTTTGTTAGTGCACTATTGGTCATATTTTGGTCCCAACATGTGTATATGCTGCTATTCGCGAGGCTTATTCAGGGATTTAGTATTGGTTTGGCAGTTACACTTGTGCCATTATATATAGTTGAGACCGCACCTCCTGATATGAGAGGAAAATTAAGCACATTTCCCCAGTTAAGTGGTTCAGTTGGTATGTTCTTATCTTACTGCATGGTGTTTTGGATGTCCATGCTGCCAAAGGTTAGTTGGCGGGTCATGCTTGGGATACAACTGATACCCTCACTAATATACTCAATTTTAACAATCTTCTATCTACCCGAGACTCCGAGTTGGCTTGTGAGCCAAGGAAGGGTGGATGAAGCAAAGATGGTTTTACAAAAACTACGAAGAAAGGAAGATGTCTCAG gtgaaatggcaagtcttttggaGGGCACACAAGTTGGTGACACTCCGTCTATTGAGGAGtacctaattagcactaatgaaaGTATGTTAAGGGAAAAAGTGATTGGCAATGATGAAATAATAAAATTATATGGACTTCCAGAAGATTTGCATTGTGTTGCCTATCCATTGAAGAGaacaaacacagaagaaagtgCCATTGGTCATTCTGTGAGTCATGGAGCATCGTTCTATGACCCAGTTGTCAACATTATTGGGAGTATGCACGGGCTCCCCGAG GTTGCCCACGGCATATTCAATGAATTAGAACAACAAGGTCCAATTGAAGGGGACGAAGAGAATCAGGAAGAGACCAAAGAGCATGAGCTAGAACACAACCGAGATGGTACCTATGATAGCGAGCATGCTTATCTTATTCAACCCAAACCTACGAATATAAATGATTTTGTGGTATGTCGCAAAAGCGGCCATATTGGTGGAGGTTGGCAATTGGCTTGGAAAATGTCATCAGGATATCGTTTAGATGGGCAAATGGAAGGTGGCATGGAACGAGTATATTTGCATGAAGGAGGTGTACCAAGTTCTGAAAACCTACTGGATGCTCCAATAGATGGGAATTTCATTCAAGCGACTGCTTTGGTCAATAAATCGGTTTTTCATAAGTCTGGACACAATATTGGTATTCATTCACCTAACAAAGATTATAGAAGTACAAAATGGAAGGATCTGTTAGAACCTGGTGTAAAACGTGCATTGGTCGTGGGTGTTGGAATACAAGTGCTTCAACAG TTTGCTGGCATCAATGGCATTCTTTATTACACTCCTCAAATACTTGAGCAAGCTGGTATTGGGGTTCTTCTCTCAAAGTTTGGCATCAGCTCTTCTTCAGTGTCGATTCTTATGAGCGCTCTCACAACTTTATTGATGCTTCCTtttatttgcatggccatgtggcTTATGGACCGCTCTGGAAGAAG AAGGATACTACTTGTGACAATACCCATCTTGGTAGTGTCCCTCATTGTTTTGGTAACCGTCAACATTGTGAATCTGAGTGCTGAACTACACGCACTGCTCTCAACAATGAGTGTTGGAATCTATTTCTGCATATTTGTCATGGGTTTTGGTCCAATACCAAATATATTCTGCTCGGAGATTTTCCCCAACAAAGTTCGTGCTATTTGCTTGGCCATATGTAGCCTAATCTTTTGGATTTGTGACATCATTGTGACATATACCCTCCCTGTATTGTTGAGGTATATAGGTCTTGCGGGTGTTTTCGGAGTTTATGCCATTGTTTGTGTGCTGGCTTTTGTTTTCGTTTGTCTAAAGGTCCCGGAAACAAAGAATATACCTATTGAGGTCATAGAAGAGTTCTATGCACTTGGCGGGTCAGACACCCAAATCATCCAAGAGAGGAAGAAAGAAAATTCAGAGAAATTATTAGTGTGA